In Nakamurella antarctica, the following are encoded in one genomic region:
- a CDS encoding AAA family ATPase: MTSTSPVAGADFTLFERGAELAVLEKAVGVAVTGDGSAIVLRGPMGIGKSALLAAAAESAAASGCLVLRAQGADTGPAASYSAIDQLLSGLTLTNDWRTADGEVAVMHALTAQLHTLAGSRGLVIVVDDAHWVDEESLRFFAYLAAMPLHSPIALFFGTRPRLAHAPSALIDRIIDTPEVLLLELTVLSKESVNALLAQRLGKRPDSWFTATCLRETGGNPWLLSELAGALDSADISPLAEHSPVVAGLGSQAIQNQVATMTGSLGAVDVAVLHAVAVLGDGVPLDLVTELAGSPSSDRTRAAFDTLANAALFASPVANGSGSFSQPMVRAAVYESIGPAARTQAHRAAAALLSHRDEGASAAKVTPAQAIAATTSTENTASTSILQRAAADAILRGSPESALRYLRRGLAETSDPVARLDMQYSAGVAAYAADPPSAVGYLSEALEHTSDTSRRATLTATLANALMLTGRMAEAIDLLRSERSKLVTARECVIEECAIDDSAEHYDDLIAQLNCIIAIASLTSPDFPGLRDDIAAMLTAPPTTGVGGRSLDGVLAIYHAFRTEPEGVGRAIRAMSDDALDATDPGRGPLQMALKVLTIADVPEALGHLDSSVRRAERLGSLPAVAGAYTYRAHALFLRGRLSDAYQDATTARWATTICGLDNRAFVASVFADICIATGRYADAQATLDWSQVVTSPAAQPYSVFALSSYARLHRVRGDFESGLRLAREVEKRCAPSNGGNPAMVGWRREAALCLFAVGRSVEAAELAAEDLAHARRWGAPGSLAASLRLTAEVGSTSEKVTLLEEATALVRESVARLELAYCLVALGAAKAAAGHPAPETEEGLELALTFGALPLANLARGEVARA; this comes from the coding sequence GTGACGAGCACATCACCGGTTGCCGGAGCGGATTTCACCCTTTTCGAGCGCGGCGCGGAGCTTGCCGTACTCGAGAAGGCCGTAGGGGTTGCTGTGACCGGCGACGGCAGCGCCATCGTCCTGCGCGGCCCCATGGGAATTGGCAAGTCCGCTCTTCTTGCGGCCGCTGCGGAGTCCGCGGCCGCATCAGGTTGCCTCGTTCTGCGTGCTCAGGGAGCAGACACTGGCCCGGCCGCCAGTTACAGCGCTATTGACCAACTGCTATCCGGACTCACGCTGACAAATGATTGGCGAACCGCCGATGGCGAAGTTGCCGTCATGCACGCATTAACCGCCCAGTTGCACACCCTCGCCGGCTCCCGCGGTCTCGTCATCGTGGTCGATGACGCCCACTGGGTGGACGAGGAATCTCTGAGGTTTTTCGCCTACCTCGCTGCGATGCCCCTGCATTCACCGATCGCGCTGTTCTTCGGTACCCGACCGCGGCTGGCCCACGCTCCCTCCGCACTGATCGATCGGATCATCGATACTCCAGAAGTCCTGTTGTTGGAGCTGACTGTTCTTTCAAAGGAATCGGTGAATGCACTTCTCGCGCAGCGCCTCGGGAAACGTCCCGACAGCTGGTTCACGGCAACATGTCTGCGCGAGACCGGCGGCAACCCATGGTTGTTGTCAGAGCTCGCGGGCGCGCTAGATAGTGCTGATATTTCTCCGTTGGCCGAACACAGCCCAGTGGTTGCCGGGTTGGGTTCACAGGCAATTCAGAACCAAGTCGCCACAATGACGGGATCGCTCGGCGCGGTCGATGTTGCCGTCCTGCACGCCGTGGCGGTTTTAGGAGACGGCGTTCCACTCGACCTCGTGACCGAATTGGCAGGCTCACCATCGTCAGACCGCACGCGCGCTGCCTTCGACACCCTCGCTAACGCAGCACTTTTCGCGTCACCCGTTGCGAACGGCAGCGGATCTTTCTCCCAGCCAATGGTTCGGGCCGCTGTGTACGAGTCCATTGGGCCAGCAGCAAGGACACAGGCGCATCGCGCTGCCGCGGCTCTCCTATCTCACCGTGACGAGGGGGCTTCGGCGGCGAAGGTGACTCCTGCCCAGGCCATTGCGGCAACAACGTCGACTGAAAACACTGCGAGCACGTCGATTTTGCAACGAGCTGCTGCGGATGCAATTCTCCGGGGTTCTCCGGAAAGCGCCCTTCGGTATCTACGGCGCGGGCTTGCCGAAACATCAGATCCCGTTGCGCGGCTCGACATGCAGTATTCCGCTGGTGTCGCAGCCTACGCAGCCGATCCCCCGAGTGCGGTGGGATATCTGTCCGAGGCGCTGGAGCACACCAGCGATACCAGCCGGAGAGCGACTCTCACAGCGACCCTGGCGAACGCGTTGATGCTGACCGGACGAATGGCGGAGGCAATCGATCTACTTCGATCCGAGCGGTCGAAGCTCGTCACCGCCCGAGAGTGCGTGATCGAAGAGTGCGCCATCGACGACAGCGCGGAACACTACGACGACCTGATCGCGCAGCTGAACTGCATCATTGCCATAGCGAGTTTGACAAGCCCCGATTTCCCTGGGCTGCGTGACGACATTGCGGCGATGCTGACGGCCCCTCCGACGACCGGGGTTGGTGGACGTTCGTTAGACGGCGTTCTTGCCATCTATCACGCATTCAGGACCGAGCCCGAGGGGGTGGGTAGAGCTATTCGCGCGATGTCTGACGATGCCCTCGACGCCACCGACCCTGGCCGTGGACCATTACAAATGGCGCTCAAGGTCCTCACAATTGCCGATGTTCCTGAAGCTCTCGGACACCTCGACTCATCTGTGCGTCGGGCCGAACGGCTAGGTTCGCTGCCCGCCGTGGCCGGCGCCTACACCTATCGGGCACACGCACTGTTTCTGCGAGGCAGGCTCTCGGATGCCTACCAGGACGCCACGACAGCGCGCTGGGCGACAACAATCTGCGGTCTCGACAACCGGGCATTCGTAGCTTCCGTATTCGCCGATATTTGCATCGCCACTGGACGTTACGCAGATGCCCAAGCAACACTGGACTGGTCGCAGGTGGTCACCTCACCGGCTGCGCAGCCGTACAGCGTTTTCGCGCTCAGCAGCTATGCCCGACTCCACCGCGTGCGGGGAGACTTCGAGAGCGGACTACGCCTCGCCCGAGAGGTTGAGAAGCGCTGCGCGCCCTCCAATGGCGGAAACCCGGCCATGGTTGGGTGGCGGCGCGAGGCCGCTCTGTGTCTGTTCGCTGTGGGTCGCTCGGTAGAAGCTGCGGAATTGGCCGCAGAAGACCTAGCGCACGCGAGACGTTGGGGGGCGCCCGGCTCACTTGCAGCGTCCTTGCGCCTCACAGCTGAGGTAGGCAGCACAAGCGAGAAGGTGACACTTCTGGAAGAGGCAACCGCTCTTGTTCGGGAGAGCGTCGCGAGACTCGAGCTGGCGTATTGCCTTGTCGCCCTTGGCGCCGCGAAAGCTGCGGCCGGTCACCCAGCGCCTGAAACTGAGGAAGGGTTGGAACTGGCGTTAACATTCGGCGCACTCCCCCTCGCCAACCTCGCGCGGGGTGAGGTCGCCAGGGCCTGA
- a CDS encoding M18 family aminopeptidase → MSTAVAQQMASYITAGVTPHHVCAETARQLSGAGFVEQDLREEWNGGTGGHFCVVDGTIVAWWVPEGSTASTGLRIIAAHTDSPVLKVKPRPDTGAAGWQQVAVEVYGGALWNSWLDRDLGIAGRVALVDGSSHLIRIDQPLLRIPQLAPHLDRGINTRGLTLNPQQHLLPLWGTGPVDDGVLMEHLCAETDFSASDVVGHDLLLHDLTPPSLLGREQDLLAAPRLDNLSSSYAGLTALLQNVEKSPHADVISVFAAFDHEEVGSGTFTGAGGPLLSHIIRRIGISLGGTEEELGRMLAASRCLSADAAHAVNPNYLSHYDPGHYLQINQGPALKVNADQHYGTDAIGTAAWIRACRTAEIPTQTFVGRNDVTCGSTLGKFVATSLGVRTVDVGIPILSMHSTRELGGVLDAGYLVSGIAEFLLDPAER, encoded by the coding sequence GTGAGCACCGCGGTTGCGCAGCAGATGGCGAGCTACATCACGGCTGGCGTGACGCCGCACCATGTCTGCGCTGAAACCGCTCGGCAACTGAGCGGAGCGGGCTTTGTCGAGCAGGACCTTCGGGAGGAGTGGAACGGCGGCACTGGCGGACACTTCTGCGTCGTCGACGGCACCATCGTTGCGTGGTGGGTACCCGAAGGGTCTACCGCGTCGACTGGATTGAGAATCATTGCTGCCCATACTGATTCGCCCGTTTTGAAAGTGAAACCTCGCCCCGACACCGGCGCCGCTGGCTGGCAGCAGGTCGCCGTCGAAGTGTATGGCGGTGCATTGTGGAACTCCTGGCTGGATCGTGACCTTGGTATCGCCGGTCGCGTGGCATTGGTAGACGGCAGCAGCCACCTCATCCGTATCGACCAACCGCTGCTGCGAATCCCCCAGCTGGCGCCGCATCTGGACCGCGGAATCAACACCCGCGGACTCACGCTCAACCCGCAACAACACCTCCTCCCCCTGTGGGGAACCGGGCCCGTCGATGACGGCGTCCTGATGGAGCACCTCTGCGCAGAAACCGATTTCAGCGCCAGCGACGTTGTGGGGCACGACCTTCTTCTTCACGACCTGACACCGCCGTCTCTGCTCGGCCGGGAGCAGGACCTGCTCGCTGCGCCGCGGCTGGACAATCTCTCCTCCTCTTATGCCGGATTAACGGCGCTCCTTCAAAACGTTGAAAAGAGTCCGCACGCCGACGTGATCAGTGTTTTCGCTGCGTTCGACCATGAAGAGGTCGGCTCCGGCACGTTTACCGGAGCTGGTGGTCCGCTGCTTTCCCACATCATCCGGCGTATCGGTATATCGCTCGGTGGCACTGAAGAGGAGCTGGGCCGAATGCTAGCTGCGTCGCGGTGCCTGTCCGCAGACGCTGCGCACGCAGTCAACCCCAACTACCTCTCCCATTACGATCCGGGCCATTATCTTCAGATCAACCAGGGCCCAGCCTTGAAGGTCAACGCGGATCAGCACTACGGCACCGACGCGATCGGGACAGCAGCATGGATTCGAGCATGCCGAACCGCGGAAATTCCAACACAGACGTTCGTCGGCCGCAACGATGTCACCTGCGGCTCCACACTCGGAAAGTTTGTTGCCACGTCCTTAGGCGTCCGCACCGTCGATGTCGGAATCCCCATCCTTTCGATGCACTCCACGCGGGAACTCGGCGGAGTCCTCGACGCCGGCTACCTCGTCTCGGGAATTGCTGAGTTCCTTCTCGATCCTGCAGAGCGGTAG
- a CDS encoding carbohydrate ABC transporter permease, translating to MTTTLSGRDTSVHSAELQKKRGFSTAWLVYLALIFFALIYLFPFFIQIGTSFKTDVEATATPLNPIPKMWTTAAFQTLAQADFPRWFMNSTIVTLSVTVGRVLIDSLAGYALARLHFTGRKAIGLLIISVMAVPGVVLLIPKYLVLVQLNMYDTYAGMIIPLLADAAGIFIMRQFFISIPLEVEEAARIDGASTLRTFWSVVLPMARPAVITLTILSFQGSWNEFSYFIVSRKDPALNTLTSGVASLTSGALGSGNMFPVKMAAALLMTIPVALVFFFFQRFFVQGAGAGAVKG from the coding sequence ATGACGACGACGCTTTCCGGCCGCGATACGTCAGTTCACTCGGCCGAACTTCAGAAGAAACGGGGCTTCTCCACTGCGTGGTTGGTGTACCTAGCGCTGATATTTTTCGCGTTGATCTACCTCTTTCCTTTCTTCATCCAGATCGGAACCTCGTTCAAGACCGATGTAGAGGCGACCGCCACCCCGTTGAACCCGATTCCCAAGATGTGGACCACGGCGGCCTTCCAAACGCTGGCCCAAGCCGACTTCCCTCGGTGGTTTATGAACTCGACAATCGTCACACTCAGCGTGACGGTGGGGCGAGTGCTGATCGATTCGCTGGCCGGATATGCGTTGGCGCGCTTGCACTTCACTGGACGGAAGGCAATCGGCCTCTTGATCATTTCCGTGATGGCCGTGCCTGGCGTCGTATTGCTGATCCCGAAGTACCTGGTGCTGGTGCAGCTCAACATGTACGACACCTACGCCGGCATGATCATCCCGCTCCTTGCTGACGCCGCCGGCATTTTCATCATGCGCCAGTTCTTCATCTCTATTCCGTTGGAGGTGGAGGAGGCAGCTCGAATCGATGGAGCAAGTACGTTGCGGACCTTCTGGTCGGTGGTGTTGCCGATGGCTCGCCCAGCTGTGATCACCTTGACCATCCTGTCGTTTCAGGGGTCGTGGAACGAGTTCAGTTACTTCATCGTCTCCCGTAAGGATCCGGCCTTGAACACTCTCACCAGCGGGGTGGCCTCGCTGACTTCGGGAGCGCTAGGCAGTGGCAACATGTTCCCGGTCAAAATGGCTGCTGCGTTGCTCATGACGATCCCCGTGGCGTTGGTGTTCTTCTTCTTCCAACGCTTCTTCGTGCAGGGGGCTGGGGCTGGGGCTGTGAAGGGGTAA
- a CDS encoding MgtC/SapB family protein, giving the protein MTFVLSCVIGLERQFYQKSAGMRTHVLVALGSCTFTLVSAFGFAGVLGQDVNLDPSRIAAQIVSGIGFLGAGVIFMRRNVVRGLTTAATIWVSAAVGMACGAGMPTLAAALTLLHMVALLVISPLIRRLPTQDRKRVVLITYRDGQGVLRLILAEATEMGFEASVLATKVLSRTDSEPAVAVRMRFRGGAPMSDLLLTLSEIPGVQQARLSNTSEDDSDDDDDYL; this is encoded by the coding sequence ATTACGTTCGTGCTCTCCTGCGTTATCGGCCTGGAAAGGCAGTTTTATCAAAAGAGCGCCGGAATGCGTACTCACGTTTTGGTGGCGCTGGGATCGTGCACCTTCACGCTGGTCTCAGCCTTCGGGTTCGCCGGGGTGCTCGGCCAGGACGTGAACCTGGACCCTTCTCGTATTGCGGCCCAAATTGTTTCCGGGATCGGCTTTCTCGGTGCCGGGGTGATCTTCATGCGCCGCAACGTGGTTCGCGGCCTCACCACCGCGGCAACGATCTGGGTGAGTGCTGCAGTGGGTATGGCGTGCGGCGCCGGCATGCCGACACTGGCCGCGGCTTTAACGCTCCTGCACATGGTGGCATTACTCGTGATCTCCCCCCTGATCCGACGGTTGCCAACGCAAGACCGGAAACGCGTGGTGCTGATTACCTATCGGGATGGGCAGGGTGTCCTACGACTCATTTTGGCCGAGGCCACCGAGATGGGTTTCGAGGCTTCCGTTCTCGCCACGAAAGTATTGTCTCGAACGGATAGCGAGCCCGCGGTGGCGGTCCGGATGCGTTTCCGCGGTGGCGCTCCGATGTCCGACCTACTTCTCACGCTCTCGGAAATACCTGGCGTGCAGCAAGCAAGGCTCTCCAATACCAGCGAAGATGATTCAGACGACGACGACGACTACCTGTAA
- a CDS encoding carbohydrate ABC transporter permease — protein MSIVEASRDKGAQDPKAMKPAARKRKAASIRGSQNRTGWLFMAPAAIILVLFLVVPIFGAVWVSLSDWKGKGSPLGAEFVGFKHYEALLSGGGLAQKDLGTSLRNNMFYVILVVPLQTLLALTLAVILNKRRLKGRGFFRTAFYFPSVTSSVAISLVFLFLFTASGAINKILAWLGVNGPNWFADPRGVGHLVLNAWGIVDMNNPPAWMSNGSFMGLDLFQWISGPSVAMCAIIALAVWTTGGTFMLMFLAALQDVPVDVDEAAMVDGATAWQRFRFVTVPALKPTFYLVITLGLIGTWQVFDQIYLMGKGGPAKSTLTPAFLSYQSSFNDGKWGQGTAIAFILFAIIIVMSGIQRFVMRDNKKLPKRKRMVFVETPATSAGVAGATATATTLSKTTPSKDKI, from the coding sequence ATGTCGATAGTTGAAGCCAGTAGGGACAAAGGCGCGCAAGACCCGAAGGCGATGAAGCCTGCAGCGCGCAAGCGTAAAGCGGCATCCATCCGTGGATCGCAGAACAGGACGGGGTGGCTCTTCATGGCCCCAGCTGCCATCATCCTCGTGCTGTTTTTGGTGGTTCCCATTTTTGGAGCTGTGTGGGTTTCACTCAGCGATTGGAAAGGCAAGGGATCACCGCTTGGTGCCGAATTTGTGGGATTTAAACATTATGAAGCACTGCTAAGCGGTGGAGGTCTGGCTCAGAAGGACTTGGGCACCTCGCTGCGCAACAATATGTTTTACGTCATTCTGGTGGTCCCGCTTCAGACGTTACTAGCACTCACCCTGGCGGTAATTCTCAATAAGCGCCGACTCAAGGGCAGAGGTTTCTTTCGGACGGCGTTCTACTTTCCATCCGTCACATCGTCGGTGGCTATCTCGCTGGTCTTTCTTTTCTTGTTCACAGCTTCTGGCGCGATCAACAAAATCTTGGCCTGGCTCGGAGTCAACGGCCCGAACTGGTTCGCCGACCCGCGCGGCGTGGGCCACCTTGTGCTCAACGCCTGGGGAATCGTCGACATGAACAACCCGCCTGCGTGGATGTCGAACGGCAGCTTCATGGGGCTGGACTTGTTTCAGTGGATCTCAGGTCCGTCAGTGGCGATGTGCGCCATCATCGCGCTTGCCGTGTGGACTACGGGTGGCACGTTTATGTTGATGTTCTTAGCCGCGCTCCAGGATGTTCCGGTCGATGTCGATGAGGCCGCGATGGTGGACGGTGCCACGGCGTGGCAGCGTTTCCGCTTCGTGACGGTGCCAGCATTAAAGCCGACTTTTTACCTGGTGATCACACTTGGACTCATCGGGACCTGGCAGGTTTTCGACCAGATCTACCTGATGGGTAAAGGCGGCCCAGCCAAGTCAACGCTCACCCCAGCGTTTTTGAGCTACCAAAGTTCATTCAATGACGGCAAGTGGGGGCAAGGCACGGCTATTGCGTTCATTCTCTTCGCCATCATCATTGTGATGAGCGGCATTCAGCGCTTCGTGATGCGGGACAACAAAAAGCTACCGAAGCGCAAACGGATGGTCTTTGTAGAAACTCCCGCCACCAGCGCCGGTGTCGCAGGGGCCACAGCCACCGCGACCACGTTGAGCAAGACCACCCCATCGAAGGACAAGATATGA
- a CDS encoding response regulator transcription factor codes for MLSIVLAEDNLLVREGVRGVLSSGEGLQVVAACADADELRIAIKEYEPDVVVTDIHMPPGLSDEGIQVARELRRDMPHIGVVVLSSRDDPQHALDLLEHGSAGRAYLLKERVAEPGQLLNAVFEVARGGSVIDPQVVENLVRGGSRSPGSTLDKLTPREMEVLGEMAQGRTNSAIAQRLFLTVRGVERHINALFAKLGMSADADAHHRVRAVLLYLSEH; via the coding sequence ATGCTGTCTATCGTGCTGGCCGAAGACAATCTCCTCGTCCGTGAAGGTGTCCGAGGGGTGCTCTCCTCCGGGGAGGGTCTGCAGGTCGTCGCCGCGTGCGCCGACGCGGATGAACTCCGGATCGCCATCAAAGAATACGAGCCGGACGTGGTGGTTACCGACATTCACATGCCGCCGGGACTAAGTGATGAAGGCATCCAGGTGGCTCGGGAACTCAGACGGGATATGCCTCATATTGGTGTAGTCGTGCTCTCTAGCAGGGACGATCCTCAACACGCACTGGATCTGCTCGAACATGGGTCTGCGGGCCGCGCCTATTTGTTGAAAGAACGTGTTGCCGAGCCGGGCCAGCTTCTGAATGCAGTGTTTGAGGTGGCGCGTGGCGGGTCCGTCATCGACCCCCAAGTGGTGGAGAACCTTGTACGAGGTGGGAGCCGAAGCCCGGGGTCCACATTGGATAAACTCACGCCCCGTGAAATGGAAGTCTTGGGAGAAATGGCTCAAGGCCGGACAAACAGCGCCATCGCTCAACGCCTATTCCTCACAGTGCGCGGCGTCGAGCGTCACATTAACGCCCTCTTCGCTAAATTGGGGATGAGCGCTGACGCTGACGCCCACCATCGGGTGCGGGCGGTGCTGCTGTACCTGTCCGAGCACTAA
- a CDS encoding PAS domain-containing sensor histidine kinase: MSVADFGRQLELDSQSAPAGGMCGAAQKGWSPAASPLRTRPSAASEASGELQPLYKAILDSAMDAVVTIDHHGRILEWNISAELIFGYRADEVLGRELCDLIIPAKTRHLHRAGLHSIASGGVPTILDQRVEVIGQRADGTEIPVELSITRVISTAGVMYCGFLRDISDRKKMLEDLKASRSRLITVSDDTRRRVERDLHDGAQQQLVAVAIALGNARNLIDSDPSSAATTIELASEVLVSAIAELRELARGIHSSTLADHGLPVALQELGRRSAIPVQVRADMQCRVAKHVETSIYFMVSEALTNAAKHGARSALVVVDLVPRPQRFTHQAAVSPQWVLRCVVSDDGPGGVDLNRGTGLRGLFDRLAAVDGTLTLDSSADAGTTLTAIVPAPLHDLSPLSV, translated from the coding sequence ATGTCAGTAGCAGATTTCGGCAGGCAGTTAGAGCTAGATAGTCAGAGTGCGCCCGCCGGCGGAATGTGCGGGGCCGCTCAAAAGGGCTGGAGCCCCGCAGCGTCGCCTTTGCGTACCAGGCCATCTGCGGCGAGTGAGGCGTCGGGCGAACTGCAGCCTTTATACAAAGCAATTCTCGATTCTGCTATGGATGCCGTGGTGACCATTGACCACCACGGCCGGATCCTCGAATGGAATATCTCCGCGGAGCTGATTTTCGGGTATCGCGCGGATGAGGTGCTCGGTAGGGAACTCTGCGATTTGATCATTCCCGCTAAAACTCGTCATTTACATCGCGCAGGGCTGCACAGCATCGCATCCGGTGGGGTTCCTACCATTCTTGACCAGCGCGTCGAGGTTATTGGACAACGTGCGGACGGCACCGAAATCCCGGTAGAACTCAGTATCACCAGGGTGATTTCCACTGCTGGAGTGATGTATTGTGGGTTTCTCCGTGACATTAGTGACCGGAAGAAAATGCTGGAGGACCTGAAGGCCAGCCGCAGCCGACTCATCACGGTCTCTGATGACACGCGTCGCCGGGTGGAGCGCGATTTGCATGATGGCGCTCAGCAGCAGCTGGTGGCGGTAGCAATCGCTTTGGGCAATGCCCGGAATCTGATCGATTCGGATCCAAGTTCTGCGGCCACGACCATTGAGCTAGCTAGCGAAGTGCTTGTCAGCGCTATTGCAGAACTGCGCGAGTTGGCCCGTGGTATCCATTCTTCGACACTGGCCGATCACGGCCTACCCGTGGCTCTTCAGGAGCTGGGCCGACGATCCGCCATTCCAGTGCAGGTGCGAGCCGACATGCAGTGCCGAGTAGCCAAGCACGTAGAGACGTCAATCTATTTCATGGTCTCCGAAGCGTTAACCAACGCTGCAAAGCATGGCGCGAGGAGCGCGTTGGTGGTGGTCGATCTTGTTCCGCGCCCTCAGCGGTTTACCCACCAAGCGGCTGTTTCACCCCAGTGGGTGCTGCGATGCGTCGTCTCCGACGACGGACCCGGCGGCGTTGATTTGAATCGAGGCACGGGGCTTCGCGGGCTGTTCGATAGATTAGCTGCAGTCGATGGGACCTTAACGCTCGATAGTTCAGCTGACGCAGGCACCACGCTAACGGCGATTGTTCCTGCCCCACTCCACGACCTGTCGCCGCTGTCAGTGTGA